The Mycolicibacterium boenickei genome has a segment encoding these proteins:
- a CDS encoding Rv3654c family TadE-like protein, with the protein MAAALIAMVIAFAVGGAYLGAAVAARHRAQTAADLAALGAAAAVVSGPDAACRQAADIAARMRSVLGDCRIDELDVVLEVAVPVRLGRWGVGPARAAARAGPVEAAG; encoded by the coding sequence GTGGCCGCGGCCCTGATCGCGATGGTGATCGCGTTCGCGGTGGGCGGCGCCTACCTCGGTGCCGCGGTGGCGGCCCGGCACCGCGCCCAGACCGCGGCCGACCTGGCTGCCCTGGGCGCGGCGGCGGCCGTGGTGTCCGGCCCCGACGCGGCGTGCCGGCAGGCAGCTGACATCGCGGCCCGGATGCGTTCGGTCCTCGGAGATTGCCGGATCGACGAGCTCGACGTCGTGCTCGAGGTGGCGGTTCCGGTCCGGCTCGGGCGTTGGGGAGTCGGTCCGGCCCGGGCGGCCGCGCGTGCCGGGCCGGTGGAGGCGGCCGGTTAG
- a CDS encoding TadE family type IV pilus minor pilin, producing MAVLVVCLGGLSAVGMQIRCIDAAREAARLAARGEGEAATAAARRVAPPGAVVHVGQDGGLVVARVSAATVLPGLTVSADAAAAPEPGVG from the coding sequence GTGGCGGTCCTGGTGGTGTGCCTCGGTGGACTCAGTGCGGTGGGCATGCAGATCCGGTGTATCGATGCCGCACGGGAAGCCGCTCGGTTGGCGGCCCGCGGTGAGGGCGAAGCGGCGACGGCGGCTGCTCGCCGGGTCGCCCCGCCGGGGGCGGTGGTGCATGTCGGGCAGGACGGCGGATTGGTGGTGGCCCGGGTCAGCGCAGCCACGGTGCTGCCGGGGCTCACCGTGTCCGCCGACGCGGCAGCGGCTCCCGAGCCTGGCGTCGGGTGA
- a CDS encoding DUF4244 domain-containing protein produces the protein MAGNMFRHANARATLLMLDESGMSTVEYAIGTIAAAAFGAILYTVVTGDSIVSALTNIISRALNTNV, from the coding sequence ATGGCAGGAAACATGTTTCGGCACGCGAACGCCAGGGCGACGCTGTTGATGCTCGACGAGTCGGGCATGAGTACCGTCGAATACGCGATCGGCACCATTGCCGCGGCGGCGTTCGGGGCGATCCTGTACACCGTGGTCACCGGGGATTCGATCGTGAGTGCGCTGACCAACATCATCAGCCGGGCGCTGAACACCAACGTCTAG
- a CDS encoding type II secretion system F family protein produces MTWAAMFLAVALLVGADPVRVRNRAAPARARRVNLKQPPSDGPLAAASTFDLFAACLAAGMAVSTAAAAVSPSAPPSLAPLLRRAAELLALGADPARAWAGGADGNTAVPQDKNAEALLRLARRSAASGSALADGVAELAARTRHEAATSADAVAERASVLVAGPLGLCFLPAFLCLGVIPVVAGLAGDVLGSGLL; encoded by the coding sequence ATGACCTGGGCTGCAATGTTTCTCGCGGTAGCACTGCTCGTCGGTGCGGATCCGGTCCGAGTGCGCAATCGCGCCGCGCCGGCCCGGGCGCGACGGGTCAATCTGAAGCAACCGCCTTCCGATGGCCCGCTCGCTGCCGCCTCGACGTTCGATCTGTTCGCCGCATGTCTGGCCGCCGGTATGGCGGTGTCGACCGCGGCGGCCGCGGTCAGCCCGTCGGCCCCGCCGTCGTTGGCGCCGCTGCTGCGCCGGGCGGCTGAACTGCTGGCACTCGGGGCGGACCCGGCGCGGGCGTGGGCAGGTGGTGCCGACGGCAATACTGCTGTGCCCCAGGACAAGAATGCTGAAGCGTTGTTACGCCTGGCTCGTCGGTCGGCCGCTTCGGGTAGTGCCTTGGCCGATGGCGTGGCGGAGCTGGCCGCCCGGACGCGGCACGAGGCCGCCACGTCCGCAGACGCGGTGGCAGAACGCGCGTCCGTTCTGGTCGCCGGCCCGCTCGGGCTGTGCTTCCTGCCGGCGTTTCTGTGTCTGGGCGTCATACCTGTCGTTGCAGGCCTGGCCGGTGACGTATTGGGCTCAGGGCTGTTGTGA
- a CDS encoding type II secretion system F family protein, producing the protein MTVSALALAAALVLWPATPRRTAALRRVDSPVRRMRAAPVVVPAGVLLAWVMPLPVALAAAVVAGTVAIRRRRRMARRRRQEESAALQAALDVLVGDLRTGVHPVTAFATAAGEVSGPVHRGMSAVAARARLGADVAAGLDDVAAASRLPMHWQRLAVCWRLAHAYGLSIATLMRTAQRDIVERERFSSHVEASMAGPRATAAVLAGLPVAGIALGQLIGARPLAFLFGAGVGGWLLMVGVLLACAGLMWADRITERVLR; encoded by the coding sequence GTGACGGTGAGCGCACTTGCGCTGGCCGCCGCGCTCGTACTCTGGCCGGCCACGCCCCGGCGGACGGCGGCACTGCGCCGGGTGGATTCCCCGGTCCGCCGGATGCGTGCCGCGCCGGTTGTGGTGCCTGCGGGTGTCCTTCTGGCCTGGGTGATGCCGCTGCCGGTCGCCCTCGCCGCGGCGGTGGTGGCGGGCACCGTGGCGATCCGTCGGCGACGCCGCATGGCCCGGCGCCGGCGACAAGAGGAATCGGCGGCGCTGCAGGCCGCTCTGGATGTGTTGGTCGGCGACCTGCGCACCGGAGTGCACCCGGTCACCGCTTTCGCGACCGCCGCAGGCGAAGTGTCCGGGCCGGTGCACCGCGGGATGAGTGCGGTGGCCGCCCGCGCGCGGCTGGGCGCTGACGTCGCGGCCGGGCTCGACGATGTCGCGGCGGCCTCACGACTGCCGATGCACTGGCAACGGCTCGCGGTGTGCTGGCGCCTGGCTCACGCATACGGGCTGTCGATCGCCACGTTGATGCGCACCGCACAGCGCGACATCGTCGAGCGCGAACGCTTTTCCTCACATGTCGAGGCGTCGATGGCGGGCCCGCGGGCCACGGCGGCGGTGCTCGCCGGGCTGCCGGTGGCCGGAATCGCGCTGGGCCAGTTGATCGGTGCGCGGCCGCTGGCGTTCCTGTTCGGTGCGGGTGTCGGCGGCTGGCTGCTGATGGTCGGAGTGCTCCTGGCCTGTGCCGGCTTGATGTGGGCGGACCGGATCACTGAGCGGGTGCTGAGATGA
- a CDS encoding TadA family conjugal transfer-associated ATPase, giving the protein MSASLIDRVRERLVAEASPLSPGVVAAAIRAESGGLLGDTEVLSNLRLLETELTGAGVLEPLLCAPTTTDVLVTAPDAVWVDDGSGLHRSTVSFPDEGAVRRLAQRLALLAGRRLDEAQPWVDGQLTGIGPFAVRLHAVLPPIAAGGTCLSLRVLRPATQNLDALTRSGAIPPQAAELMRAIIRARLAFLISGGTGCGKTTLLAAALGAVPAHERIVCVEDAAELAPPHPHLVRLVARGANVEGVGEVTVRDLVRQALRMRPDRIVVGEVRGAEVVDLLAALNTGHDGGAGTVHANSPAEVPARLEALGALGGLDRAALISQLAAAVQVLLHVGRDGAGQRRLAEIAVLHRGARGDLEVVTAWRADAGLDCGADALNALVERRVTP; this is encoded by the coding sequence ATGAGCGCCTCGCTGATCGACCGGGTCCGCGAACGGCTGGTGGCCGAGGCGTCCCCGCTGAGTCCCGGTGTGGTGGCCGCTGCGATCCGGGCCGAGTCCGGCGGTCTGCTCGGCGACACCGAGGTGTTGAGCAACCTGCGGCTGCTGGAGACCGAGCTGACCGGAGCCGGGGTCCTTGAGCCGCTGCTGTGTGCGCCGACCACGACCGACGTTCTGGTGACGGCCCCCGATGCGGTGTGGGTGGATGACGGCAGCGGGTTGCACCGCAGCACAGTGTCTTTCCCCGATGAAGGTGCCGTCCGCAGGCTGGCCCAGCGGTTGGCGTTGCTGGCCGGTCGCAGGCTCGACGAGGCGCAGCCGTGGGTGGACGGTCAGCTCACCGGCATCGGACCGTTCGCCGTGCGTCTGCACGCGGTGCTGCCGCCGATCGCCGCAGGCGGCACCTGCCTGTCGCTGCGGGTGTTGCGCCCGGCCACCCAGAATCTCGACGCACTCACCCGGTCCGGGGCGATCCCGCCGCAGGCCGCCGAACTCATGCGCGCGATCATCCGGGCCCGGCTGGCGTTTCTGATCTCGGGTGGCACGGGTTGTGGCAAGACCACCCTGCTGGCGGCCGCGCTCGGCGCCGTCCCGGCTCACGAACGCATCGTGTGCGTCGAGGACGCCGCCGAACTGGCTCCGCCGCACCCACATCTGGTCAGGTTGGTGGCTCGCGGTGCCAACGTCGAAGGCGTCGGTGAGGTCACGGTTCGCGACCTGGTCCGGCAGGCATTGCGGATGCGTCCCGACCGGATCGTCGTCGGTGAGGTTCGCGGGGCCGAGGTGGTGGACCTGCTGGCCGCGCTCAACACCGGGCATGACGGCGGGGCGGGCACCGTGCACGCCAACAGCCCGGCGGAGGTACCGGCCCGGTTGGAGGCGCTCGGAGCGCTCGGCGGATTGGACCGCGCCGCGCTCATCAGTCAGCTGGCGGCCGCCGTGCAGGTGCTGTTGCACGTGGGGCGGGACGGCGCCGGGCAGCGCAGGCTCGCCGAGATCGCGGTGCTGCACCGCGGCGCTCGAGGTGATCTTGAGGTGGTGACGGCCTGGCGTGCCGATGCCGGATTGGATTGCGGCGCAGACGCTCTCAATGCGTTGGTGGAACGGCGGGTGACGCCGTGA
- the ssd gene encoding septum site-determining protein Ssd, which produces MATPNASIAPTGTVLALIGDPLLRDDVSRVAAAAGVALVVVDEPSGRKAWIAASAVLLDAAAAQRCVARALPRRTRVILVGHTDPRPDDWQAAISVGAQHVVTLPAQDSDLVAALSEAACHDDAGRGPAVAVVGARGGAGASVFAVALAQSASTALLVEADPWSGGIDLVAGSEELAGVRWPDLALQGGRLGYPALRDALPRRDGVSVLSSGRSGTDIEAGPLGAVIDAGCRGGVTVVCDVPRRATEAAETALDAADLVVLVTPADVRSCTAAAAARPWVLACNPNAGVVVRGPSPGGLRAAEVARIVDLPLLAAMRPQAGLAEVLERGGLRVRPRSPLGSAARRVLSVLAGHPAQETGAA; this is translated from the coding sequence ATGGCCACTCCCAACGCCTCGATCGCGCCCACCGGCACCGTGCTGGCCCTGATCGGCGACCCGCTGCTGCGGGATGACGTGTCCCGGGTGGCCGCGGCCGCCGGCGTCGCCCTCGTCGTCGTCGACGAACCCTCCGGACGCAAGGCCTGGATCGCGGCATCCGCGGTCCTGCTCGACGCTGCGGCCGCGCAGCGCTGCGTCGCCCGGGCGCTACCTCGACGCACCCGCGTGATCCTGGTCGGTCACACCGACCCGCGGCCGGACGACTGGCAGGCCGCGATCTCCGTCGGCGCGCAACACGTGGTGACGCTGCCCGCCCAGGACTCCGATCTCGTCGCGGCCCTGTCCGAAGCCGCCTGCCACGACGATGCCGGCCGCGGCCCGGCGGTGGCGGTGGTCGGCGCGCGCGGGGGAGCCGGGGCGTCGGTGTTCGCGGTGGCGCTGGCGCAATCGGCGTCCACCGCGCTACTGGTCGAGGCGGATCCGTGGAGTGGCGGGATCGATCTGGTGGCGGGCAGTGAGGAGCTGGCCGGGGTGCGCTGGCCCGATCTGGCTCTGCAGGGCGGCCGGCTGGGTTATCCGGCGTTGCGCGACGCGCTGCCCCGTCGCGACGGGGTCAGCGTGCTCTCCAGCGGGCGCTCGGGCACCGATATCGAGGCCGGGCCGCTGGGTGCGGTCATCGACGCGGGGTGCCGTGGGGGTGTCACGGTCGTGTGCGACGTGCCGCGCCGCGCCACCGAAGCGGCCGAGACCGCTTTGGACGCGGCCGATCTGGTGGTTCTGGTGACGCCCGCCGACGTGCGGTCGTGTACCGCGGCGGCGGCCGCGCGACCGTGGGTGCTGGCCTGCAATCCGAATGCCGGTGTGGTGGTCCGGGGTCCGTCCCCCGGCGGGCTGCGAGCCGCCGAGGTGGCCCGCATCGTGGACCTACCGCTGCTCGCGGCGATGCGGCCACAGGCCGGCCTCGCCGAGGTCTTGGAGCGTGGCGGGTTACGGGTGCGGCCCCGGTCGCCCTTGGGCTCGGCGGCGCGACGGGTGCTGTCGGTGCTGGCCGGTCATCCCGCGCAGGAAACGGGGGCAGCATGA
- a CDS encoding HAD-IB family hydrolase: protein MTASDRVAGESIAQQSGPHDGQPVRTAAFFDLDKTVIAKSSTLAFSKPFFNQGLLNRRTVLKSTYAQFLFLMSGADHDQMDRMRSYITNMCTGWDVEQVKSIVGETLHDIVDPLVFAEAAELIADHKLCGRDVVVVSASGEEIVAPIARALGATHAMATRMVVEEGRYTGDIAFYCFGEGKVEAIRALAAREGYALDHCYAYSDSITDIPMLESVGHPTAVNPDRGLRKEAASRGWPVLTFTRPVSLRDRIPAPSGAAVATTAAVGISALAAGALTYSLLRRFTS from the coding sequence GTGACCGCATCCGATCGGGTTGCCGGGGAGTCGATCGCACAGCAATCCGGGCCGCACGACGGTCAGCCGGTGCGCACGGCGGCCTTCTTCGACCTCGACAAGACCGTCATCGCCAAGTCCAGCACCCTTGCTTTCAGCAAACCCTTCTTCAATCAGGGACTGCTGAACCGGCGCACCGTCCTCAAGTCGACATACGCCCAGTTTCTGTTCCTGATGTCGGGCGCCGACCACGACCAGATGGACCGGATGCGCAGCTACATCACCAACATGTGCACGGGTTGGGATGTCGAACAGGTCAAGTCGATCGTCGGCGAGACCTTGCACGACATCGTCGACCCGCTGGTGTTCGCCGAGGCGGCCGAGCTGATCGCCGACCACAAGCTGTGCGGCCGCGATGTCGTTGTGGTGTCGGCCTCGGGCGAGGAGATCGTCGCGCCGATCGCCAGGGCCCTGGGCGCCACCCATGCCATGGCCACCCGGATGGTGGTCGAAGAGGGCCGCTACACCGGCGACATCGCCTTCTACTGCTTCGGCGAGGGCAAGGTCGAGGCGATCCGCGCCCTTGCCGCCCGCGAGGGCTACGCGCTGGACCACTGCTACGCCTATTCGGATTCGATCACCGACATCCCGATGCTCGAATCCGTGGGCCACCCCACCGCGGTCAATCCGGACCGCGGACTGCGCAAGGAAGCCGCCTCTCGCGGCTGGCCGGTGCTGACCTTCACCAGGCCGGTGTCGCTGCGGGACCGGATTCCGGCGCCGTCGGGTGCGGCCGTGGCGACCACCGCGGCGGTCGGAATCAGCGCCCTCGCGGCCGGCGCACTGACGTATTCACTCCTGCGCCGCTTCACTTCCTGA
- a CDS encoding Fic family protein — translation MTDPLAPLVDLPGVSAASDEARDALGRAHRHKFNLRGWPQTAAEAALRAARASAVLDGGAVQLSADGEPDPVTAGAIRVAEALEGGATALVGVWQRAPMQALARLHSLAAADLTDDEHLGRPRTDPDVGRRLELLTEILAGGSKVPAPVLAAVAHGELLSLAPFGTADGVVARAVSRLVTIATGLDPHGLGVPEVHWMRKSGEYRAAARGFASGTPDGLTAWLLLSSEGLKGGAREALQIAQSAAG, via the coding sequence ATGACGGATCCACTCGCGCCGCTGGTCGACCTGCCCGGTGTTTCCGCGGCCAGCGACGAGGCGCGCGACGCCTTGGGCCGGGCGCATCGACACAAGTTCAATCTGCGCGGGTGGCCGCAGACCGCTGCCGAGGCGGCCCTGCGCGCGGCACGGGCCTCGGCGGTGCTCGACGGCGGGGCTGTCCAGCTGTCCGCCGACGGTGAGCCCGACCCGGTGACCGCGGGCGCGATCCGGGTGGCCGAGGCGCTCGAAGGCGGCGCCACCGCGCTGGTCGGGGTGTGGCAGCGGGCCCCGATGCAGGCACTGGCCCGGCTGCACTCGCTGGCCGCCGCCGATCTCACCGATGACGAGCACCTTGGCCGGCCGCGGACCGATCCCGATGTCGGTCGTCGTCTTGAGCTGTTGACCGAGATCCTGGCCGGCGGCTCCAAGGTTCCCGCCCCCGTGCTGGCCGCCGTCGCGCACGGCGAACTCCTCAGCCTGGCTCCCTTCGGTACCGCCGACGGTGTGGTCGCCCGGGCGGTCTCGCGCCTGGTGACGATCGCCACCGGTCTGGACCCGCACGGACTCGGCGTCCCCGAAGTGCACTGGATGCGGAAGTCGGGGGAGTACCGGGCTGCCGCACGGGGATTCGCCTCGGGCACGCCCGACGGCCTGACGGCATGGCTGCTGCTCAGCAGCGAAGGCCTGAAGGGTGGAGCGCGGGAAGCACTGCAGATCGCCCAGTCGGCGGCGGGTTGA
- the acs gene encoding acetate--CoA ligase: MSNAPATSTEVPSAYPPPADFAANANATGELYAEAEQDRLAFWAAQANRLSWQTPFSEVLDWSDAPFAKWFVGGKLNVAYNCVDRHVEAGNGDRVAIHWEGEPVGDARDITYAQLKDEVSKAANALTALGLTAGDRVAIYMPMVPEAIVAMLACARLGAMHSVVFAGFSASALKARVEDAAAKLVITTDGQYRRGKAASLKDAVDEAVADQPSVEHVLVVRRTGIDVNWTDGRDLWWHETVDVASPEHTPEAFDSEQPLFLLYTSGTTGKPKGIVHTSGGYLTQAAYTHYNVFDLKPETDVYWCTADIGWVTGHTYITYGPLANGATQVVYEGTPTSPTEHRHFEIIEKYGVTIYYTAPTLIRTFMKLGRQIPSAHNLSSLRLLGSVGEPINPEAWRWYREVIGANKTPIVDTWWQTETGAIMISPLPGVTAAKPGSAMTPLPGISAKIVDDEGNELVPGADEAEHVTGYLVLDQPWPSMLRGIWGDPQRFKDTYWSRFAEQGWYFAGDGARYDSDGNIWVLGRIDDVMNISGHRISTAEVESALVGHSGVAEAAVVGASDDTTGQAICAFVILKASAHGGADTMIDELRAQVATEISPIAKPREIHVVPELPKTRSGKIMRRLLRDVAEGRELGDTSTLVDPSVFEAIRASK, translated from the coding sequence ATGTCAAACGCGCCAGCGACGTCTACCGAAGTTCCGTCAGCCTATCCGCCGCCTGCCGATTTCGCGGCCAACGCCAACGCGACGGGCGAGTTGTACGCCGAGGCCGAGCAAGACCGGCTGGCGTTCTGGGCCGCCCAGGCCAACCGGTTGAGCTGGCAGACCCCGTTCAGCGAGGTCCTCGACTGGTCCGACGCTCCCTTCGCGAAGTGGTTCGTCGGCGGCAAGCTCAACGTGGCCTACAACTGCGTGGACCGTCACGTCGAGGCCGGTAACGGCGACCGGGTGGCGATCCACTGGGAGGGCGAGCCCGTCGGCGATGCCCGCGACATCACCTACGCCCAGCTCAAGGACGAAGTCAGCAAGGCCGCCAACGCATTGACCGCACTCGGCCTGACCGCAGGCGACCGAGTCGCGATCTACATGCCGATGGTGCCCGAGGCGATCGTGGCGATGCTGGCGTGCGCCCGGCTCGGTGCCATGCACAGTGTGGTTTTCGCCGGGTTCTCCGCGTCCGCACTCAAGGCGCGCGTCGAGGATGCGGCGGCCAAGCTCGTCATCACCACCGACGGCCAGTACCGGCGCGGCAAGGCCGCCTCGCTCAAAGATGCGGTCGACGAGGCCGTCGCGGATCAGCCGTCGGTCGAGCATGTGCTGGTGGTGCGGCGCACCGGAATCGACGTCAACTGGACCGACGGCCGCGACCTGTGGTGGCACGAGACCGTCGACGTCGCCTCCCCGGAGCACACCCCGGAAGCCTTCGACTCCGAGCAGCCGCTGTTCCTGCTGTACACCTCCGGAACCACCGGCAAGCCCAAGGGCATCGTGCACACCTCGGGCGGCTACCTCACCCAGGCGGCGTACACCCACTACAACGTCTTCGACCTCAAACCCGAGACCGACGTGTACTGGTGCACCGCCGACATCGGCTGGGTGACCGGGCACACCTACATCACCTACGGCCCACTGGCCAACGGCGCAACCCAGGTGGTCTACGAGGGCACCCCCACCTCACCGACCGAGCACCGGCACTTCGAGATCATCGAAAAGTACGGCGTCACAATCTATTACACCGCGCCCACGCTGATCCGTACGTTCATGAAGCTGGGCAGGCAGATCCCGTCGGCACATAACCTGTCGAGCCTGCGGCTGCTGGGTTCGGTGGGCGAGCCGATCAACCCCGAAGCCTGGCGCTGGTACCGGGAAGTCATCGGCGCCAACAAGACTCCGATCGTCGACACCTGGTGGCAGACCGAGACCGGGGCCATCATGATCTCTCCGCTGCCCGGTGTCACCGCGGCCAAACCCGGCTCGGCGATGACCCCGCTGCCCGGCATCTCGGCCAAGATCGTCGACGACGAGGGCAACGAGCTGGTGCCCGGCGCCGACGAGGCCGAGCACGTCACCGGATACCTGGTGCTCGACCAGCCGTGGCCGTCGATGCTGCGCGGCATCTGGGGTGACCCGCAGCGGTTCAAGGACACCTACTGGTCGCGGTTCGCCGAGCAGGGCTGGTACTTCGCCGGTGACGGCGCGCGCTACGACTCGGACGGCAACATCTGGGTGCTGGGCCGCATCGACGACGTCATGAACATCTCGGGGCACCGCATCTCGACCGCCGAGGTGGAGTCGGCCCTGGTCGGACATTCCGGGGTGGCCGAGGCGGCGGTGGTCGGCGCCAGCGACGACACCACGGGCCAGGCCATCTGCGCGTTCGTCATCCTCAAGGCCTCCGCGCACGGCGGGGCCGACACCATGATCGACGAGCTGCGTGCCCAGGTGGCCACCGAGATCTCCCCGATCGCCAAGCCGCGGGAGATCCACGTGGTTCCCGAGCTGCCAAAGACCCGCAGCGGCAAGATCATGCGCCGGTTGCTGCGCGACGTGGCCGAGGGCCGCGAGCTCGGTGACACCTCGACCCTGGTCGACCCCAGCGTGTTCGAGGCGATCCGCGCCAGCAAGTAA
- a CDS encoding S1 family peptidase, with the protein MTGRRRWQWLIGAPIIAVVAMLAPAPAHADPPVVLGGGSGIVVNGDAFCTLTAIGHDNAGRLIGFTSAHCGGPGAVVSAEGANSAGVLGKMVAGNDLLDYAVIEFDPAKVTPTNNVNGFQIDGLGPDPVFGDVACKLGRTTGYSCGVTWGPGQDPGTIVNQVCGQPGDSGAPVTVNNRLVGMLHGAYTEELPTCVVKFVPLHTPAVTMSFNTQLADITAKNRPGTGFVPVG; encoded by the coding sequence TTGACGGGCAGACGCCGCTGGCAGTGGCTCATTGGCGCACCGATCATCGCCGTCGTGGCGATGCTGGCCCCCGCCCCGGCACACGCCGATCCGCCGGTGGTGCTGGGCGGTGGCTCGGGCATCGTGGTCAACGGTGACGCGTTCTGCACTCTCACCGCCATCGGGCACGACAATGCCGGCCGCCTGATCGGCTTCACCTCGGCACACTGCGGGGGTCCGGGCGCCGTGGTGTCCGCCGAGGGTGCCAACAGTGCCGGAGTGCTCGGCAAGATGGTGGCAGGCAACGACCTGCTCGATTACGCGGTGATCGAATTCGATCCCGCCAAGGTGACGCCGACCAACAACGTCAACGGTTTCCAGATCGACGGGCTCGGGCCCGATCCGGTGTTCGGCGACGTGGCCTGCAAGTTGGGCCGCACCACCGGCTATTCGTGCGGCGTCACCTGGGGCCCCGGCCAGGACCCCGGCACCATCGTCAACCAGGTCTGCGGTCAGCCGGGCGACTCGGGCGCGCCGGTCACCGTCAACAACAGGCTCGTCGGCATGCTCCACGGCGCCTACACCGAGGAACTGCCGACCTGCGTGGTGAAGTTCGTGCCGCTGCACACGCCGGCCGTGACGATGTCGTTCAACACGCAGCTGGCCGACATCACCGCCAAGAACCGACCGGGAACGGGTTTCGTCCCGGTCGGTTAG
- a CDS encoding phage holin family protein, with protein MSTGDRRDGVPTTVTSIPLVDPHAPKPDPSIGDLVKDATAQVSTLLRAEVELAKAEITRDVKKGLTGSVFFIAALVVLFYSTFFFFFFLAELLDTWLWRWVAFLIVFGLMVLTTGALAVFGFLKVRRIKGPQQTIESVKETREALTPGHHESAVPAVQAKPATDPSGW; from the coding sequence ATGAGCACAGGCGACCGCAGGGACGGCGTTCCGACGACGGTGACCTCGATTCCGCTCGTCGACCCGCACGCCCCCAAGCCGGACCCCTCGATCGGCGACCTGGTGAAGGACGCCACCGCGCAGGTCTCCACCCTGCTGCGCGCCGAGGTGGAACTGGCCAAGGCCGAGATCACCCGGGACGTGAAGAAGGGCCTGACCGGCAGCGTGTTCTTCATCGCCGCGCTGGTGGTCCTGTTCTACTCGACCTTCTTTTTCTTCTTCTTCCTGGCCGAACTGCTCGACACCTGGCTCTGGCGCTGGGTGGCGTTCCTCATCGTGTTCGGCCTGATGGTGCTGACCACCGGGGCGCTGGCGGTGTTCGGCTTCCTGAAGGTGCGACGCATCAAGGGTCCGCAGCAGACCATCGAATCGGTCAAGGAGACCCGCGAGGCGCTGACGCCGGGCCACCACGAGTCCGCGGTGCCTGCGGTCCAGGCCAAGCCGGCCACCGACCCGTCAGGCTGGTAA
- a CDS encoding alpha/beta fold hydrolase gives MPPPDPSITRIEGPWRHLQVHANGIRFHVVEGECESSQPDRPLVILLHGFGSFWWSWRHQLTGLTGARVVAVDLRGYGDSDKPPRGYDGWTLAGDTAGLVRALGHKTATLVGHADGGLVCWATAVLHPRVVNAIALVSSPHPVALRTSTLTRRDQGRALLPSMLRYQLPAWPEHTLTRHDGAELERLVRSRAGAKWQTSQDFSDTMGHLRKAIQIPGAAHCALEYQRWAVRSQLRSEGLRFMRSMKRPISVPVLHMRGDADPYVLTDPVHRTQRYAPHGRYVSITGAGHFGHEEQPEAVNEQLGRFLAQLHA, from the coding sequence ATGCCCCCACCCGACCCGTCGATCACCAGGATCGAGGGGCCATGGCGGCATCTGCAGGTGCATGCCAACGGCATTCGCTTCCATGTCGTGGAGGGCGAATGCGAGAGCTCGCAGCCGGACCGCCCACTCGTCATCCTTCTGCACGGGTTCGGCTCGTTCTGGTGGTCGTGGCGTCATCAACTCACCGGACTGACCGGCGCGCGAGTCGTGGCAGTCGACCTGCGCGGCTACGGAGACAGCGACAAACCACCGCGCGGCTACGACGGCTGGACCCTGGCCGGGGACACCGCCGGGCTGGTGCGGGCGCTGGGGCACAAGACTGCGACGCTGGTCGGCCACGCCGACGGCGGCCTGGTGTGCTGGGCGACGGCGGTGCTGCACCCGCGTGTGGTCAACGCGATCGCCCTCGTCAGCTCACCGCACCCGGTGGCGCTGCGGACTTCCACCTTGACCCGCCGTGACCAGGGCCGGGCGCTGTTGCCGTCGATGCTGCGCTACCAGTTGCCCGCGTGGCCCGAGCACACGCTGACGCGCCACGACGGCGCCGAGTTGGAACGCCTGGTCCGCAGCCGAGCCGGGGCCAAATGGCAAACCAGTCAAGACTTCTCCGACACCATGGGCCATCTACGTAAGGCCATCCAGATTCCGGGGGCCGCGCACTGCGCACTGGAATACCAGCGGTGGGCGGTGCGCAGCCAGCTGCGCAGTGAGGGGCTGCGGTTCATGCGGTCGATGAAACGTCCGATCAGCGTGCCGGTGTTGCACATGCGCGGCGACGCGGACCCCTATGTTCTCACCGATCCGGTTCACCGGACCCAACGCTATGCGCCGCACGGCCGCTACGTATCGATCACCGGCGCAGGGCATTTCGGCCACGAAGAGCAGCCCGAGGCGGTCAACGAGCAGCTGGGCCGGTTCCTGGCCCAGCTGCACGCCTGA